In Fusobacterium canifelinum, a genomic segment contains:
- a CDS encoding ABC-F family ATP-binding cassette domain-containing protein, with translation MAILQVNDIYMGFSGETLFKEISFSVDEKDKIGIIGVNGAGKTTLIKLLLGLENSEINPATNGRGTISKKSNLKVGYLAQNTQLNKENTVFNELMTVFNNLLEDYNRMQEINFLLTVDLDNFDKLMEELGEVSERYERHEGYSIEYKIKQILNGLNIPENLWTMKIGNLSGGQNSRVALAKILLEEPDLLILDEPTNHLDLTSIEWLEKILKDYNKAIILISHDVYFLDNVVNRVFEIEGKRLKDYKGNYTDFLIQKEAYLSGEVKAYEKEQEKIKKMEEFIRRYKAGVKSKQARGREKILNRMEKMENPVVTTQKIKLKFDIKAQSVDLVLDIKNLSKTFEDKLLFKNLNLKVYRGERIGLIGKNGTGKSTLLKIINNLEKASSGEFKIGERVSIGYYDQNHQGLGLNNNIIEELMYYFTLSEEEARNICGAFLFREDDIYKKISSLSGGEKARVAFMKLMLEKPNFLILDEPTNHLDIYSREILMDALEDYPGTILVVSHDRNFLDTVVTKIYELKTDGVETFDGDYEAYKQERDNVKVKNEEAVKSYEEQKKAKNRLASLEKKLIRTEEELEKIQEQIEEVNKKYLLAGEKNNVDELMSLQEELDNLNLKMIEKFQEWEGTEEELKNLQ, from the coding sequence TTGGCAATACTACAAGTAAATGATATATATATGGGTTTCTCAGGGGAAACTCTTTTTAAAGAAATATCTTTTTCAGTTGATGAGAAAGATAAAATAGGTATAATAGGTGTTAACGGTGCAGGGAAAACTACACTTATTAAATTATTATTAGGTTTAGAAAACTCTGAAATCAATCCTGCTACAAATGGGAGAGGAACTATCTCAAAGAAAAGTAATTTAAAAGTTGGATATCTTGCACAAAATACACAACTTAACAAGGAAAACACTGTTTTTAATGAACTTATGACAGTATTCAACAATCTTTTAGAAGACTATAACAGAATGCAGGAGATAAATTTTTTATTAACTGTTGATTTAGATAATTTTGATAAATTAATGGAAGAACTTGGTGAAGTTTCTGAAAGATATGAAAGACATGAAGGATATTCAATAGAATATAAAATCAAGCAAATTTTAAATGGTTTAAACATACCAGAAAATTTATGGACTATGAAGATTGGAAATCTATCAGGTGGACAAAATTCAAGAGTTGCACTTGCCAAGATACTTCTAGAAGAACCAGATTTATTGATACTTGATGAGCCTACTAACCATTTGGACTTAACTTCTATTGAATGGCTTGAAAAGATTTTAAAAGACTATAACAAAGCTATAATTTTAATATCACATGATGTTTATTTCTTGGATAATGTAGTAAATAGAGTTTTTGAGATTGAAGGTAAAAGATTAAAAGACTATAAAGGGAACTACACTGATTTTTTAATTCAAAAAGAGGCTTATTTAAGTGGAGAAGTCAAAGCCTATGAGAAGGAACAAGAAAAAATCAAGAAGATGGAAGAATTTATCAGAAGATATAAAGCAGGAGTGAAATCTAAACAGGCTAGAGGTAGAGAAAAAATTCTTAATAGAATGGAAAAGATGGAAAATCCTGTTGTAACAACTCAAAAGATAAAGCTTAAATTTGATATAAAGGCACAAAGTGTTGACTTAGTTTTAGATATTAAAAACTTGTCTAAGACTTTTGAAGATAAATTATTATTTAAAAACTTGAATTTAAAAGTTTATCGTGGAGAAAGAATAGGTCTAATAGGAAAAAATGGTACTGGAAAATCTACTCTTTTAAAGATTATAAATAATTTAGAAAAAGCTAGTTCAGGTGAATTTAAAATAGGTGAAAGAGTTTCTATTGGTTACTATGACCAAAATCATCAAGGGTTAGGTTTGAATAACAACATCATAGAAGAACTTATGTACTATTTTACCCTATCTGAAGAAGAAGCTAGAAATATCTGTGGAGCATTTTTATTTAGAGAAGATGATATTTACAAAAAAATTTCTTCTTTAAGTGGTGGAGAAAAAGCAAGGGTTGCCTTTATGAAACTTATGCTTGAAAAACCTAATTTCTTGATACTAGATGAGCCTACTAACCACTTGGATATATATTCAAGAGAAATTTTAATGGATGCACTTGAAGATTATCCTGGAACTATCTTAGTTGTATCTCACGATAGAAATTTTTTAGACACTGTTGTCACTAAAATCTATGAATTAAAAACTGATGGTGTAGAAACTTTTGATGGTGATTATGAGGCATACAAACAAGAAAGAGATAATGTAAAGGTAAAAAATGAAGAAGCTGTCAAATCTTATGAAGAACAAAAAAAAGCTAAAAATAGATTGGCTTCTTTAGAAAAGAAATTGATAAGAACAGAAGAAGAATTAGAGAAAATTCAAGAGCAGATAGAAGAAGTAAATAAAAAATATCTACTTGCTGGAGAAAAAAACAATGTAGATGAACTTATGTCTTTACAAGAGGAATTAGATAATCTTAATCTAAAAATGATAGAAAAATTTCAAGAATGGGAAGGAACAGAAGAAGAACTTAAAAATTTACAATAA
- a CDS encoding tripartite tricarboxylate transporter substrate binding protein codes for MKKKFLAVLTLLLSLLLVACGGEKKTEANPETYPDKPVNVIIAYKAGGGTDVGARILMAEAQKNFPQTFVIVNKPGADGEIGYTELAKAAPDGYTIGFINLPTFVSLPHERQTKYKIDDVEPIMNHVYDPGVLVVKADSKFQTLAEFVDYAKAHPEELTISNNGTGASNHIGAAHFAKEAGIQVTHVPFGGSTDMISALRGDHVTATVAKISEVASLVKSGELKLLSSFTETRLEGFEDVPTLTESGYPVIFGSARAIVAPKGTPKEIIQKLHDVFKAALESEDNIEKSKNASLPLKYMSPEELAQYIKEQEKYIIETVPTLGIN; via the coding sequence ATGAAAAAGAAATTTTTAGCAGTATTAACTTTATTACTTTCTTTACTATTAGTGGCTTGTGGTGGAGAAAAGAAAACTGAAGCTAATCCAGAAACTTATCCAGATAAACCAGTTAATGTGATCATAGCTTATAAAGCAGGAGGAGGAACTGATGTTGGAGCTCGTATATTAATGGCAGAAGCTCAAAAGAATTTCCCTCAAACATTTGTTATTGTTAATAAGCCAGGTGCTGATGGAGAAATAGGATATACAGAGTTAGCAAAAGCTGCTCCAGATGGATATACTATTGGATTTATTAATTTACCAACTTTTGTTAGTCTACCTCATGAAAGACAAACAAAATATAAAATTGATGATGTAGAACCTATCATGAACCATGTTTATGATCCAGGTGTATTAGTTGTAAAAGCTGATAGCAAATTCCAAACTTTAGCTGAATTTGTTGACTATGCAAAAGCTCACCCAGAAGAACTAACTATTTCTAACAATGGTACAGGTGCTTCTAACCACATTGGTGCTGCTCACTTTGCAAAAGAAGCTGGAATTCAAGTAACTCATGTTCCATTTGGTGGAAGTACAGATATGATTTCTGCTTTACGTGGTGACCATGTTACTGCAACTGTTGCTAAAATCAGTGAAGTTGCAAGTTTAGTAAAATCAGGTGAATTAAAATTATTATCTTCATTTACAGAAACTAGATTAGAAGGTTTTGAAGATGTTCCTACTTTAACTGAAAGTGGATATCCTGTAATATTTGGTTCTGCTCGTGCTATTGTTGCTCCAAAAGGAACTCCAAAAGAAATCATCCAAAAATTACATGATGTTTTCAAAGCAGCTTTAGAATCTGAAGATAATATTGAAAAATCTAAAAATGCTAGTTTACCTTTAAAATATATGTCACCAGAAGAATTGGCACAATATATTAAAGAGCAAGAAAAATACATCATAGAAACTGTTCCAACTTTAGGAATAAATTAA
- a CDS encoding tripartite tricarboxylate transporter TctB family protein has product MRKYDKFLTIGLFILEAFYFLLIKQLPPKAARYPYFVLGLMVFLTLLLAINTFLIKPKNAEDKEEDQFKGNLYSQFFLIIALSAVYVILIDIIGFFVTTAIYLFVTMLALKSNIKWSIVVSIVFPIFLYLIFVSFLKVPVPRGFLL; this is encoded by the coding sequence ATGAGAAAATATGATAAATTTTTAACAATAGGTTTATTTATTTTGGAAGCATTTTATTTTCTTTTAATAAAACAACTTCCACCAAAAGCAGCAAGATATCCTTATTTTGTATTAGGTTTAATGGTATTTTTAACTTTACTTTTAGCTATAAATACTTTCCTTATTAAGCCTAAAAATGCAGAAGATAAAGAAGAAGATCAATTTAAAGGTAATCTATATAGTCAATTCTTCCTTATAATCGCATTATCTGCTGTATATGTAATTTTAATTGATATAATTGGTTTCTTTGTTACAACAGCTATTTATCTTTTTGTAACTATGCTAGCATTGAAGAGTAATATTAAATGGAGTATTGTTGTGAGTATAGTTTTCCCAATATTTTTATATTTAATATTTGTGTCATTCTTAAAAGTCCCTGTTCCAAGAGGATTTTTACTATAA
- a CDS encoding tripartite tricarboxylate transporter permease, whose product MSDVLFGYAAALTPINLVAAVISVAIGITIGALPGLSAAMGVALLIPITFGMDPSTGLITLAGVYCGAIFGGSISAILIRTPGTPAAAATAIDGYELTKQGKAGTALGTAIIASFIGGILSAIPLYLFAPRLARLALLFGPAEYFWLSIFGLTIIAGASTKSIVKGLISGALGLMLSTVGMDPMLGNPRFTFGVPALLSGIPFTAALIGLFSMSQVLMLAEKKIKEAGNMIEFDNKVLLSRKQILEILPTSLRSTVIGSIIGILPGAGASIAAFLGYNEAKRFSKKKELFGHGSIEGIAGAEAANNSVTGGSLIPTFTLGIPGESVTAVLLGGLMIQGLQPGPDLFTVHGKITYTFFAGFVIVNIFMLILGLFGSKLFAKVSRVSDSYLIPLIFSLSVIGSYAIHNQMSDVWVMFVFGIIGYFVQKFELNSASIVLALILGPIGESGLRRSLILNHNNYSILFQSAVSKVLLFLTLFSLLSPIVMSKLKKTNKE is encoded by the coding sequence ATGTCAGATGTTTTATTTGGATATGCAGCAGCCTTAACACCTATAAATTTAGTTGCTGCTGTAATTAGTGTGGCTATTGGAATAACTATTGGAGCTTTACCAGGACTTTCTGCTGCAATGGGAGTTGCTTTATTAATTCCTATTACATTTGGAATGGACCCATCAACAGGACTTATTACACTTGCAGGAGTTTATTGTGGAGCTATATTTGGAGGTTCAATTTCAGCAATTTTAATTCGTACACCAGGTACACCTGCTGCTGCTGCAACTGCTATTGATGGTTATGAATTAACAAAACAAGGTAAAGCAGGAACTGCATTAGGTACTGCAATTATAGCTTCATTTATTGGAGGAATTTTAAGTGCTATTCCACTTTATTTATTCGCTCCAAGACTAGCAAGACTTGCATTACTTTTTGGACCAGCTGAATACTTCTGGTTATCTATATTTGGTTTAACTATTATTGCTGGTGCAAGTACAAAATCAATAGTAAAAGGTTTAATTTCAGGTGCATTAGGTTTAATGTTATCTACTGTTGGAATGGACCCTATGCTTGGAAACCCACGTTTCACATTTGGAGTTCCAGCATTACTTTCAGGAATACCATTTACTGCTGCACTTATAGGACTTTTCTCAATGTCACAAGTTCTAATGCTCGCTGAAAAGAAAATTAAAGAAGCAGGAAATATGATTGAGTTTGATAATAAAGTTTTATTATCTAGAAAACAAATTTTAGAAATATTACCAACATCTTTAAGATCAACAGTTATAGGAAGTATTATAGGAATATTACCTGGAGCTGGAGCAAGTATAGCAGCTTTCTTAGGATATAATGAAGCAAAAAGATTTTCAAAGAAAAAAGAATTATTTGGACATGGAAGTATAGAAGGAATTGCAGGAGCTGAAGCAGCTAACAATTCCGTTACAGGAGGTTCACTTATCCCAACATTCACATTAGGAATACCTGGAGAAAGTGTTACAGCAGTTTTACTTGGTGGACTTATGATACAAGGATTACAACCTGGACCAGATTTATTTACTGTTCATGGAAAAATAACTTACACTTTCTTTGCAGGATTTGTAATTGTTAATATATTTATGTTAATTTTAGGACTTTTTGGATCTAAATTATTTGCCAAAGTATCAAGAGTTTCAGATAGTTACTTAATACCTCTTATATTTTCTCTAAGTGTAATAGGTTCTTATGCTATACACAATCAAATGTCAGATGTATGGGTAATGTTTGTATTTGGTATAATTGGATACTTTGTTCAAAAGTTTGAGTTAAACTCTGCTTCAATAGTTTTAGCTTTAATTTTAGGACCAATTGGTGAATCTGGACTTAGAAGATCACTTATTTTAAACCATAATAACTATTCAATTTTATTCCAAAGTGCAGTTTCAAAAGTTCTATTATTCTTAACTCTTTTCTCATTATTATCTCCAATAGTAATGTCAAAATTGAAGAAGACAAATAAGGAATAA
- a CDS encoding YfcC family protein, translating into MSEKQKKKRGFPSAFTVLAIILVLAAALTYIVPSGQFSRLTYDDSTNEFVITDHDNNVTTEPATQEVLDRLQIQLSLDKFTEGVIKKPIAIPGTYQRIEQRPQGFLDIIKAPVTGSMDTVDIMLFVLVLGGIIGIINKIGAFDAGMAALSKRTKGKEFLLVTLVFVLTTLGGTTFGLAEETIAFYPILMPIFLLSGFDVLTCIAAIYMGSSIGTMFSTVNPFATVIASNAAGISFTEGLTFRIVALVLASVITLAYMYWYAQKVKKDKTKSYVYIDEEEIHKRFLGQYDSSSEKEFTWRRKLCLLIFASAFPVLIWGVSVGGWWFEEMTALFLGVAVVIMFLSGLSEKDAINTFIAGAGDLVGVVLTIGLARSINIVMDNGFISDTLLYYSTEFVAGMSKGVFAIAQLLIFSVLGFFIPSSSGLAVLSMPIMAPLADTVGLSREVVINAYNWGQGWMSFITPTGLILVTLEMAGTTFDKWLKYILPLMGIMGVFSVVMLIINTMV; encoded by the coding sequence ATGTCTGAAAAACAAAAGAAAAAAAGAGGTTTCCCAAGTGCATTCACGGTATTAGCAATTATTTTGGTTTTAGCTGCGGCTTTAACTTACATAGTTCCATCAGGTCAATTTTCAAGACTAACTTATGATGATAGCACAAATGAGTTTGTTATTACAGATCATGATAACAATGTAACAACAGAGCCTGCAACACAAGAAGTTTTAGATAGACTTCAAATTCAATTAAGTTTAGATAAATTTACTGAAGGAGTAATCAAAAAACCTATTGCTATTCCTGGTACTTATCAAAGAATTGAACAACGTCCACAAGGATTTTTGGATATAATTAAAGCACCAGTTACTGGTTCAATGGATACAGTTGACATTATGCTTTTTGTTCTTGTCCTTGGAGGAATTATAGGAATTATCAATAAAATAGGAGCCTTTGATGCTGGAATGGCTGCCTTATCAAAAAGAACTAAAGGAAAAGAATTCTTATTAGTAACTCTTGTTTTTGTGTTGACAACTTTAGGAGGAACAACTTTCGGTTTAGCTGAAGAAACTATTGCTTTCTATCCAATTCTTATGCCTATCTTTTTATTAAGTGGATTTGATGTGTTAACTTGTATTGCTGCAATTTATATGGGTTCATCTATTGGAACAATGTTCTCAACTGTCAATCCATTTGCTACTGTTATAGCATCTAATGCAGCAGGAATTTCATTTACAGAAGGATTGACATTTAGAATAGTAGCTTTAGTTTTAGCTTCAGTAATTACTTTGGCATATATGTATTGGTATGCTCAAAAAGTGAAAAAAGATAAAACAAAATCTTATGTCTATATTGATGAAGAAGAAATACACAAAAGATTTTTAGGACAATATGATTCAAGTTCTGAAAAAGAATTTACTTGGAGAAGAAAACTGTGTTTACTTATATTTGCTTCAGCATTTCCTGTTTTAATTTGGGGAGTTTCTGTTGGTGGATGGTGGTTTGAAGAAATGACAGCACTATTCTTAGGAGTGGCTGTTGTTATTATGTTTCTTTCTGGACTTTCAGAAAAAGATGCTATTAATACTTTTATAGCTGGTGCAGGAGACTTAGTTGGAGTTGTTCTAACAATAGGGCTAGCTCGTTCTATCAATATAGTAATGGACAATGGTTTTATCTCTGATACTTTATTATATTATTCAACTGAATTTGTTGCAGGTATGAGTAAAGGTGTATTTGCTATCGCACAACTGTTAATCTTCTCTGTATTAGGTTTCTTTATTCCATCATCTTCTGGATTGGCTGTACTTTCTATGCCTATTATGGCTCCACTTGCAGATACAGTTGGTTTATCAAGAGAAGTTGTAATCAATGCATATAACTGGGGACAAGGTTGGATGTCTTTCATTACACCAACTGGTTTAATCTTAGTAACATTAGAAATGGCAGGAACAACTTTTGATAAGTGGTTAAAATATATTTTACCACTGATGGGAATTATGGGAGTTTTTTCTGTAGTAATGTTGATTATAAATACAATGGTATAA